Proteins from a genomic interval of Medicago truncatula cultivar Jemalong A17 chromosome 3, MtrunA17r5.0-ANR, whole genome shotgun sequence:
- the LOC112420405 gene encoding uncharacterized protein isoform X1, whose translation MKSPPSKSNNTETEEETIAFNRKRARRVSFADNEITSVHIFRPDDDHSSSSSDIPADTLGFFRKIGGDSDDEVEPRQNPTDDAAEVVDHRNSFLQPIGSPSPGGSSNNADDDSDDDEFRGPVSTDFIKPERLSDSGVSDDITMDSTAFSMHYRSLARSDSGDLKTPTRFEATVTTAVQSSATSGSLMDFTDGDKKTPQSPVVASASGDSDAMSIEGEQGRKTHDYGRLSPKLVAILAQGSKDLDGVSLLGSKATQSPNGNDIEVLPDLACSANSPVRRITLDSAIASASESSTKNTKEFVNDATPLAFKQLSSAKANRRTPPKMDKGDKLATDSPIAVHVEVLPTMESSVNSPVHQITPVASASKSSTKNREFVNDATPLSFKQLDSSKANRGTPPKMDEGDKLDLAAKYELGFCEVPIKESNSKDRGHVTDSNHKSDQVTGNHPVHEFTPLSLSANKVVFMGSSDSFRCTGNITPPLKQSGLLVPEVHVENSATLLSIHKSISKLKTLKATPNTSTLKEGTDKLKLRFSKYSPGTSFFGERDFENKQVETLTAPLVEEPFSLTLENNMNRSFINTDDRVVDSLISANVSYNDENLEPVIGASSLLKTRITRVADFDLADGTVEEKNEVLTTTHAKPFASPVKSFGHTLSPSVECQSNCHVELKQTDMQNESFNGGLGQAIEYDKPTAAKKLDLSGDGNSEQPNSPFEDAQVSKLIKSTLKGKPPRSPCNRFLDLSSPIQELTTVLPSLQEPPSDIRDLSHRINSDGNGVDLDNNGYPAPQVAQSPLTETGIKVSSGKKMKGVDLDNNFHPALQVAQSPFTKTGIEVSSGKKRKGVEFLSDIRDLSHRINSDGGGVNLDKNCHPTLQVAQSPLTKTGIEVSSGKKWESVDLDNNCHPTLQVARSPLTKSGIEVSSGKKRKGVELLSNFRDLSHRINSDGHGGDLDNICHPALQVAQSPLTKNGIEVSSEKKMKGVKLLSDFQDLSRRINSDGHVVDLDNNCHPALQVAQSPLTKTGIEISSGKKGKGVELLSDGDNIEKTGRTDRNPEVHKSGDGDLQFVLEQTGSMGSEREKFGDQKWDDLDHVIKKFSTSTKQLLSPSFDKLNLRLIGTLEDILVHLQKVKKWDILSSEIHSQKKLMDPLNIRRRKRIVEMKMLLFNIAYEKSKLQLMNAKRERLLKKVQQLSSGLQETQMIKNSMSCSAKSRPVDIQADGSHINTRFFNSQGKSQVSCKKVIEMRQELESLDQKAKPLSEFFYSYCKMEGDQSYTNVIKSVPGYLEKIMSYKLEFQNLKLWDIEDFERKDDHHMIILNYCGYIIQRLTVNAGLSSIIVSNCLNDANIGKTYPNMDAFSAFAFALNPHTTSKRTGRISMAQETQTTGSLLSNLLDVVEEVQLARVDIRNLVQAKFNSHSVHQLDLQLSFIDFCGGKKVQVILDMTCLKCGAYPAEVLPSQIYDPAASGEQKALPSSLVDEIRTAAESVSVGYSRIIRLCRRISQAVQGCTKGR comes from the exons AGCAATAACGCTGATGACGACAGTGATG ATGACGAATTTCGTGGTCCTGTATCGACGGATTTCATTAAACCGGAACGGCTATCAGATTCCGGTGTCTCCGACGACATTACGATGGACTCGACTGCATTTTCAATGCATTACCGGAGTCTTGCTCGTTCGGATTCAGGGGATCTTAAAACTCCGACTAGGTTTGAAGCGACGGTGACTACAGCCGTTCAAAGCAGTGCCACATCGGGGAGTTTGATGGATTTTACCGACGGTGATAAAAAAACGCCTCAGTCGCCGGTGGTGGCGAGTGCTAGCGGGGATTCAGATGCTATGAGTATTGAAGGGGAACAAGGAAGAAAAACCCATGATTATGGAAGACTCTCTCCTAAGTTGGTTGCAATTTTGGCACAGGGAAGTAAGGATTTGGATGGTGTTTCGCTGTTAGGTTCAAAAGCTACGCAATCACCAAATGGAAATGATATTGAGGTTTTACCTGATTTGGCATGTTCAGCTAACTCGCCTGTTCGTCGAATCACCCTTGATAGTGCAATTGCTTCTGCTTCTGAGTCTTCAACCAAG AACACCAAGGAGTTTGTTAATGATGCAACTCCGTTAGCTTTTAAACAATTGAGCTCTGCTAAGGCTAATAGAAGAACCCCACCAAAGATGGATAAAGGTGATAAGTTAGCCACAGATTCACCAATTGCAGTTCATGTGGAGGTTTTACCCACCATGGAAAGTTCAGTTAACTCTCCTGTTCATCAAATCACCCCAGTTGCTTCTGCTTCCAAGTCTTCAACCAAG aaCAGGGAGTTTGTTAATGATGCAACTCCATTATCTTTTAAACAATTGGACTCTTCTAAGGCTAATAGAGGAACCCCGCCAAAGATGGATGAAGGTGATAAGTTAGATTTGGCTGCTAAGTATGAACTGGGTTTCTGTGAAGTCCCCATAAAAGAGAGTAATTCTAAAGATAGGGGACATGTGACTGACTCTAATCATAAGTCCGATCAAGTTACTGGAAATCATCCAGTACATGAGTTTACACCATTGTCACTTTCTGCAAATAAAGTAGTATTTATGGGTTCTTCTGATTCATTCAGATGTACCGGAAATATAACTCCTCCCTTAAAGCAATCTGGTTTGCTTGTGCCTGAGGTACATGTCGAAAATAGTGCAACTTTGTTGTCCATACATAAAAGCATTTCAAAGTTGAAAACTCTTAAGGCTACCCCAAACACCTCTACTCTCAAAGAAGGAACTGACAAATTGAAACTTAGGTTTTCAAAATATTCCCCAGGGACTTCTTTCTTTGGTGAAAGAGATTTTGAAAACAAGCAAGTTGAAACTCTTACTGCTCCTTTGGTGGAAGAGCCGTTTAGTTTAACTCTCGAGAATAACATGAATCGAAGTTTTATCAACACCGACGATCGTGTAGTTGATTCTTTGATTTCGGCCAATGTTTCCTACAATGATGAAAATCTTGAGCCTGTGATTGGTGCTTCTTCCTTGCTTAAGACTCGTATAACAAGAGTGGCAGATTTTGACCTGGCAGATGGCACAGTcgaggaaaaaaatgaagttctAACCACTACGCATGCCAAACCTTTTGCTTCCCCTGTAAAATCATTTGGCCATACTTTATCGCCATCAGTAGAATGTCAAAGTAATTGCCATGTTGAGTTGAAGCAAACGGATATGCAGAATGAATCTTTTAATGGTGGTTTAGGACAGGCCATTGAATACGACAAACCGACAGCAGCTAAAAAATTGGATTTGTCTGGTGATGGAAATAGTGAACAGCCTAACTCACCTTTTGAGGATGCACAGGTCAGCAAACTGATTAAG AGCACATTGAAGGGAAAACCGCCCAGGAGTCCTTGTAATAGATTTCTAGATCTAAGCAGTCCTATCCAAGAATTAACAACTGTGTTGCCCTCCCTGCAAGAACCTCCTAGTGATATCCGAGACTTGTCTCACAGGATTAATTCTGATGGGAATGGTGTTGATCTTGATAACAACGGCTATCCGGCACCCCAAGTAGCTCAGAGCCCTCTTACCGAAACTGGTATCAAGGTTTCTTCTGGGAAGAAAATGAAAGGCGTTGATCTTGATAACAACTTTCATCCGGCACTCCAAGTAGCTCAGAGCCCTTTTACCAAAACTGGTATCGAGGTTTCTTCTGGGAAGAAAAGGAAAGGTGTCGAGTTTTTAAGTGATATCCGAGACTTGTCTCACAGGATTAATTCTGATGGGGGTGGTGTTAATCTTGATAAAAACTGCCATCCGACACTCCAAGTAGCTCAGAGCCCTCTTACCAAAACTGGTATCGAGGTTTCTTCCGGGAAGAAATGGGAAAGTGTTGATCTTGATAACAACTGCCATCCGACACTCCAAGTAGCTCGGAGCCCTCTCACCAAAAGTGGTATCGAGGTTTCATCTGGGAAGAAAAGGAAAGGTGTCGAGTTACTAAGTAATTTCCGAGACTTGTCTCACAGGATTAATTCTGATGGGCATGGTGGTGATCTTGATAACATCTGCCATCCGGCACTCCAAGTAGCTCAGAGCCCTCTTACCAAAAATGGTATCGAGGTTTCTTCTGAGAAGAAAATGAAGGGTGTCAAATTATTAAGTGATTTCCAAGACTTGTCTCGCAGGATTAATTCTGATGGTCATGTTGTTGATCTTGATAACAACTGCCATCCAGCACTCCAAGTAGCTCAGAGCCCTCTTACCAAAACTGGTATCGAGATTTCTTCTGGGAAGAAAGGGAAAGGTGTCGAGTTATTAAGTGATGGAGACAATATAGAGAAGACAGGGAGGACTGACAGAAATCCAGAGGTTCATAAAAGTGGGGATGGAGATCTACAGTTTGTTTTGGAGCAAACAGGTTCTATGGGAAGTGAAAGAGAAAAGTTTGGAGATCAGAAGTGGGATGATTTGGATCAT gttataaaaaaattctcaaccAGCACAAAACAATTGCTTTCTCCGTCATTTGATAAGCTAAATTTGAGATTG ATTGGCACGCTGGAAGATATTTTGGTTCATCTGCAGAAAGTTAAGAAATGGGATATTCTTTCTTCTGAAATTCATTCTCAG AAGAAATTAATGGATCCTCTAAATATTCGCAGACGCAAAAG AATTGTGGAAATGAAAATGTTGCTTTTTAATATAGCATATGAGAAGTCTAAGCTGCAATTAATGAATGCTAAGCGTGAGAGATTACTG AAAAAAGTACAACAGCTGAGTTCTGGGCTTCAAGAGACGCAGATGATAAAAAATTCCATGTCATGTTCTGCTAAGAGTAGACCGGTTGACATTCAAGCTGATGGTAGTCACATCAATACAAGATTTTTTAATTCCCAAGGAAAATCTCAG GTTTCTTGCAAAAAAGTGATTGAAATGAGGCAGGAGCTTGAAAGTTTGGATCAGAAAGCAAAACctttaagtgaatttttttatagttaCTGCAAGATGGAAGGGGATCAAAGCTATACCAACGTCATAAAATCTGTTCCTGGTTATTTGGAAAAGATAATGTCTTACAAGTTGGAATTCCAGAATTTGAAG TTGTGGGATATTGAAGATTTTGAGCGCAAGGATGACCATCACATGATTATTCTCAACTATTGCGGATATATCATCCAAAG GTTGACAGTAAATGCTGGTCTATCAAGCATTATAGTATCAAATTGCTTGAATGATGCGAATATTGGAAAG ACCTATCCGAATATGGATGCTTTCTCTGCATTTGCGTTTGCCTTAAATCCACATACCACTAGCAAACGCACAGGTCGAATCAGTATGGCACAAGAAACACAG ACAACAGGTTCACTTCTAAGTAATTTGCTAGATGTGGTTGAGGAGGTTCAGTTAGCTCGGGTAGACATTAGAAATTTGGTCCAAGCTAAGTTCAATTCTCATTCAG TTCATCAACTTGATTTGCAGCTATCTTTCATTGACTTCTGTGGTGGGAAGAAGGTGCAAGTGATTCTCGATATGACATGCTTAAAATG TGGGGCCTATCCTGCTGAGGTTCTTCCATCTCAAATATATGATCCTGCTGCTAGTGGGGAACAAAAGGCTCTTCCTTCGTCGCTTGTAGATGAAATAAGAACTGCAGCTGAGAGTGTGAGCGTGGGGTATTCAAGAATTATTAGGCTGTGTAGGCGCATTTCCCAGGCAGTTCAGGGTTGCACTAAAGGCAGATGA
- the LOC112420405 gene encoding uncharacterized protein isoform X2 has product MKSPPSKSNNTETEEETIAFNRKRARRVSFADNEITSVHIFRPDDDHSSSSSDIPADTLGFFRKIGGDSDDEVEPRQNPTDDAAEVVDHRNSFLQPIGSPSPGGSSNNADDDSDDDEFRGPVSTDFIKPERLSDSGVSDDITMDSTAFSMHYRSLARSDSGDLKTPTRFEATVTTAVQSSATSGSLMDFTDGDKKTPQSPVVASASGDSDAMSIEGEQGRKTHDYGRLSPKLVAILAQGSKDLDGVSLLGSKATQSPNGNDIEVLPDLACSANSPVRRITLDSAIASASESSTKNTKEFVNDATPLAFKQLSSAKANRRTPPKMDKGDKLATDSPIAVHVEVLPTMESSVNSPVHQITPVASASKSSTKNREFVNDATPLSFKQLDSSKANRGTPPKMDEGDKLDLAAKYELGFCEVPIKESNSKDRGHVTDSNHKSDQVTGNHPVHEFTPLSLSANKVVFMGSSDSFRCTGNITPPLKQSGLLVPEVHVENSATLLSIHKSISKLKTLKATPNTSTLKEGTDKLKLRFSKYSPGTSFFGERDFENKQVETLTAPLVEEPFSLTLENNMNRSFINTDDRVVDSLISANVSYNDENLEPVIGASSLLKTRITRVADFDLADGTVEEKNEVLTTTHAKPFASPVKSFGHTLSPSVECQSNCHVELKQTDMQNESFNGGLGQAIEYDKPTAAKKLDLSGDGNSEQPNSPFEDAQSTLKGKPPRSPCNRFLDLSSPIQELTTVLPSLQEPPSDIRDLSHRINSDGNGVDLDNNGYPAPQVAQSPLTETGIKVSSGKKMKGVDLDNNFHPALQVAQSPFTKTGIEVSSGKKRKGVEFLSDIRDLSHRINSDGGGVNLDKNCHPTLQVAQSPLTKTGIEVSSGKKWESVDLDNNCHPTLQVARSPLTKSGIEVSSGKKRKGVELLSNFRDLSHRINSDGHGGDLDNICHPALQVAQSPLTKNGIEVSSEKKMKGVKLLSDFQDLSRRINSDGHVVDLDNNCHPALQVAQSPLTKTGIEISSGKKGKGVELLSDGDNIEKTGRTDRNPEVHKSGDGDLQFVLEQTGSMGSEREKFGDQKWDDLDHVIKKFSTSTKQLLSPSFDKLNLRLIGTLEDILVHLQKVKKWDILSSEIHSQKKLMDPLNIRRRKRIVEMKMLLFNIAYEKSKLQLMNAKRERLLKKVQQLSSGLQETQMIKNSMSCSAKSRPVDIQADGSHINTRFFNSQGKSQVSCKKVIEMRQELESLDQKAKPLSEFFYSYCKMEGDQSYTNVIKSVPGYLEKIMSYKLEFQNLKLWDIEDFERKDDHHMIILNYCGYIIQRLTVNAGLSSIIVSNCLNDANIGKTYPNMDAFSAFAFALNPHTTSKRTGRISMAQETQTTGSLLSNLLDVVEEVQLARVDIRNLVQAKFNSHSVHQLDLQLSFIDFCGGKKVQVILDMTCLKCGAYPAEVLPSQIYDPAASGEQKALPSSLVDEIRTAAESVSVGYSRIIRLCRRISQAVQGCTKGR; this is encoded by the exons AGCAATAACGCTGATGACGACAGTGATG ATGACGAATTTCGTGGTCCTGTATCGACGGATTTCATTAAACCGGAACGGCTATCAGATTCCGGTGTCTCCGACGACATTACGATGGACTCGACTGCATTTTCAATGCATTACCGGAGTCTTGCTCGTTCGGATTCAGGGGATCTTAAAACTCCGACTAGGTTTGAAGCGACGGTGACTACAGCCGTTCAAAGCAGTGCCACATCGGGGAGTTTGATGGATTTTACCGACGGTGATAAAAAAACGCCTCAGTCGCCGGTGGTGGCGAGTGCTAGCGGGGATTCAGATGCTATGAGTATTGAAGGGGAACAAGGAAGAAAAACCCATGATTATGGAAGACTCTCTCCTAAGTTGGTTGCAATTTTGGCACAGGGAAGTAAGGATTTGGATGGTGTTTCGCTGTTAGGTTCAAAAGCTACGCAATCACCAAATGGAAATGATATTGAGGTTTTACCTGATTTGGCATGTTCAGCTAACTCGCCTGTTCGTCGAATCACCCTTGATAGTGCAATTGCTTCTGCTTCTGAGTCTTCAACCAAG AACACCAAGGAGTTTGTTAATGATGCAACTCCGTTAGCTTTTAAACAATTGAGCTCTGCTAAGGCTAATAGAAGAACCCCACCAAAGATGGATAAAGGTGATAAGTTAGCCACAGATTCACCAATTGCAGTTCATGTGGAGGTTTTACCCACCATGGAAAGTTCAGTTAACTCTCCTGTTCATCAAATCACCCCAGTTGCTTCTGCTTCCAAGTCTTCAACCAAG aaCAGGGAGTTTGTTAATGATGCAACTCCATTATCTTTTAAACAATTGGACTCTTCTAAGGCTAATAGAGGAACCCCGCCAAAGATGGATGAAGGTGATAAGTTAGATTTGGCTGCTAAGTATGAACTGGGTTTCTGTGAAGTCCCCATAAAAGAGAGTAATTCTAAAGATAGGGGACATGTGACTGACTCTAATCATAAGTCCGATCAAGTTACTGGAAATCATCCAGTACATGAGTTTACACCATTGTCACTTTCTGCAAATAAAGTAGTATTTATGGGTTCTTCTGATTCATTCAGATGTACCGGAAATATAACTCCTCCCTTAAAGCAATCTGGTTTGCTTGTGCCTGAGGTACATGTCGAAAATAGTGCAACTTTGTTGTCCATACATAAAAGCATTTCAAAGTTGAAAACTCTTAAGGCTACCCCAAACACCTCTACTCTCAAAGAAGGAACTGACAAATTGAAACTTAGGTTTTCAAAATATTCCCCAGGGACTTCTTTCTTTGGTGAAAGAGATTTTGAAAACAAGCAAGTTGAAACTCTTACTGCTCCTTTGGTGGAAGAGCCGTTTAGTTTAACTCTCGAGAATAACATGAATCGAAGTTTTATCAACACCGACGATCGTGTAGTTGATTCTTTGATTTCGGCCAATGTTTCCTACAATGATGAAAATCTTGAGCCTGTGATTGGTGCTTCTTCCTTGCTTAAGACTCGTATAACAAGAGTGGCAGATTTTGACCTGGCAGATGGCACAGTcgaggaaaaaaatgaagttctAACCACTACGCATGCCAAACCTTTTGCTTCCCCTGTAAAATCATTTGGCCATACTTTATCGCCATCAGTAGAATGTCAAAGTAATTGCCATGTTGAGTTGAAGCAAACGGATATGCAGAATGAATCTTTTAATGGTGGTTTAGGACAGGCCATTGAATACGACAAACCGACAGCAGCTAAAAAATTGGATTTGTCTGGTGATGGAAATAGTGAACAGCCTAACTCACCTTTTGAGGATGCACAG AGCACATTGAAGGGAAAACCGCCCAGGAGTCCTTGTAATAGATTTCTAGATCTAAGCAGTCCTATCCAAGAATTAACAACTGTGTTGCCCTCCCTGCAAGAACCTCCTAGTGATATCCGAGACTTGTCTCACAGGATTAATTCTGATGGGAATGGTGTTGATCTTGATAACAACGGCTATCCGGCACCCCAAGTAGCTCAGAGCCCTCTTACCGAAACTGGTATCAAGGTTTCTTCTGGGAAGAAAATGAAAGGCGTTGATCTTGATAACAACTTTCATCCGGCACTCCAAGTAGCTCAGAGCCCTTTTACCAAAACTGGTATCGAGGTTTCTTCTGGGAAGAAAAGGAAAGGTGTCGAGTTTTTAAGTGATATCCGAGACTTGTCTCACAGGATTAATTCTGATGGGGGTGGTGTTAATCTTGATAAAAACTGCCATCCGACACTCCAAGTAGCTCAGAGCCCTCTTACCAAAACTGGTATCGAGGTTTCTTCCGGGAAGAAATGGGAAAGTGTTGATCTTGATAACAACTGCCATCCGACACTCCAAGTAGCTCGGAGCCCTCTCACCAAAAGTGGTATCGAGGTTTCATCTGGGAAGAAAAGGAAAGGTGTCGAGTTACTAAGTAATTTCCGAGACTTGTCTCACAGGATTAATTCTGATGGGCATGGTGGTGATCTTGATAACATCTGCCATCCGGCACTCCAAGTAGCTCAGAGCCCTCTTACCAAAAATGGTATCGAGGTTTCTTCTGAGAAGAAAATGAAGGGTGTCAAATTATTAAGTGATTTCCAAGACTTGTCTCGCAGGATTAATTCTGATGGTCATGTTGTTGATCTTGATAACAACTGCCATCCAGCACTCCAAGTAGCTCAGAGCCCTCTTACCAAAACTGGTATCGAGATTTCTTCTGGGAAGAAAGGGAAAGGTGTCGAGTTATTAAGTGATGGAGACAATATAGAGAAGACAGGGAGGACTGACAGAAATCCAGAGGTTCATAAAAGTGGGGATGGAGATCTACAGTTTGTTTTGGAGCAAACAGGTTCTATGGGAAGTGAAAGAGAAAAGTTTGGAGATCAGAAGTGGGATGATTTGGATCAT gttataaaaaaattctcaaccAGCACAAAACAATTGCTTTCTCCGTCATTTGATAAGCTAAATTTGAGATTG ATTGGCACGCTGGAAGATATTTTGGTTCATCTGCAGAAAGTTAAGAAATGGGATATTCTTTCTTCTGAAATTCATTCTCAG AAGAAATTAATGGATCCTCTAAATATTCGCAGACGCAAAAG AATTGTGGAAATGAAAATGTTGCTTTTTAATATAGCATATGAGAAGTCTAAGCTGCAATTAATGAATGCTAAGCGTGAGAGATTACTG AAAAAAGTACAACAGCTGAGTTCTGGGCTTCAAGAGACGCAGATGATAAAAAATTCCATGTCATGTTCTGCTAAGAGTAGACCGGTTGACATTCAAGCTGATGGTAGTCACATCAATACAAGATTTTTTAATTCCCAAGGAAAATCTCAG GTTTCTTGCAAAAAAGTGATTGAAATGAGGCAGGAGCTTGAAAGTTTGGATCAGAAAGCAAAACctttaagtgaatttttttatagttaCTGCAAGATGGAAGGGGATCAAAGCTATACCAACGTCATAAAATCTGTTCCTGGTTATTTGGAAAAGATAATGTCTTACAAGTTGGAATTCCAGAATTTGAAG TTGTGGGATATTGAAGATTTTGAGCGCAAGGATGACCATCACATGATTATTCTCAACTATTGCGGATATATCATCCAAAG GTTGACAGTAAATGCTGGTCTATCAAGCATTATAGTATCAAATTGCTTGAATGATGCGAATATTGGAAAG ACCTATCCGAATATGGATGCTTTCTCTGCATTTGCGTTTGCCTTAAATCCACATACCACTAGCAAACGCACAGGTCGAATCAGTATGGCACAAGAAACACAG ACAACAGGTTCACTTCTAAGTAATTTGCTAGATGTGGTTGAGGAGGTTCAGTTAGCTCGGGTAGACATTAGAAATTTGGTCCAAGCTAAGTTCAATTCTCATTCAG TTCATCAACTTGATTTGCAGCTATCTTTCATTGACTTCTGTGGTGGGAAGAAGGTGCAAGTGATTCTCGATATGACATGCTTAAAATG TGGGGCCTATCCTGCTGAGGTTCTTCCATCTCAAATATATGATCCTGCTGCTAGTGGGGAACAAAAGGCTCTTCCTTCGTCGCTTGTAGATGAAATAAGAACTGCAGCTGAGAGTGTGAGCGTGGGGTATTCAAGAATTATTAGGCTGTGTAGGCGCATTTCCCAGGCAGTTCAGGGTTGCACTAAAGGCAGATGA